A region from the Vicia villosa cultivar HV-30 ecotype Madison, WI linkage group LG3, Vvil1.0, whole genome shotgun sequence genome encodes:
- the LOC131656373 gene encoding GDSL esterase/lipase At5g45910-like, whose protein sequence is MKILFVFSITIACGVFGNIISNANPLPYQAIFNFGDSTSDTGNSAFDHAQMDKNSPYGSTYFKHPSGRLCNGRLIIDFIAEAYGLPFLPPYRNITQSQDDIKKGVNFAYAGSTALEFKYFDRSGVRPLATQNSLSVQFGWFKKIKPSLCKSKEECDSFFKESLFLVGEIGGNDVFSHISKTVTELREIVPLIVESITNTTSALIEEGAVELAVPGNFPIGCNAGLLSAVNSKKKEDYDEFGCLISYNTFTEYFNEKLKSSIETLKQKHPQAKIVYFDYYNDAKRLYQAPEQYGFTSDKVEFLKACCGGGGTYNVNEKFCGTPGTTVCSDPTKQINWDGAHFTEAAHRQIAKGLVEGPFANPSLKPAPVKIA, encoded by the exons ATGAAGATCTTGTTTGTCTTTAGTATCACCATTGCATGTGGTGTTTTTGGAAATATTATTTCAAATGCTAATCCTCTACCGTACCAAGCCATATTTAACTTTGGCGACTCTACAAGTGACACCGGAAATTCCGCATTTGACCATGCACAAATGGATAAAAATAGTCCTTATGGTTCAACGTACTTCAAACATCCATCAGGACGATTGTGTAATGGGAGACTCATCATAGATTTCATAG CTGAAGCATACGGGTTACCATTTTTACCGCCCTATAGAAATATCACCCAAAGTCAAGATGACATAAAAAAGGGAGTTAATTTTGCATATGCCGGTTCAACTGCACTTGAGTTCAAGTATTTTGACCGTAGTGGAGTTAGACCACTAGCGACACAAAACTCATTGAGTGTGCAGTTTGGTTGGTTTAAAAAGATAAAACCATCcttatgtaaaagcaaagaag AGTGCGATAGCTTCTTCAAAGAATCATTGTTTCTAGTGGGAGAGATTGGTGGGAATGATGTTTTTTCTCATATTTCTAAAACTGTTACAGAACTTCGTGAAATAGTTCCTTTAATCGTCGAATCCATTACAAATACAACTTCA GCATTAATTGAAGAAGGAGCAGTAGAGCTAGCGGTTCCAGGAAACTTTCCAATAGGGTGCAATGCTGGATTATTGTCTGCGGTGAATAGTAAGAAGAAAGAAGactatgatgaatttggatgtttgATATCTTACAACACTTTTACTGAATACTTTAATGAGAAACTAAAAAGTTCTATAGAGACATTAAAACAAAAGCACCCTCAAGCTAAGATAGTATATTTTGACTACTACAACGATGCCAAACGTTTATATCAAGCACCAGAACAATATG GATTTACTTCTGATAAGGTTGAGTTTTTGAAAGCTTGTTGCGGAGGCGGTGGAACTTACAATGTTAATGAAAAGTTTTGTGGAACGCCCGGTACAACAGTTTGCTCTGatccaacaaaacaaataaattggGATGGAGCCCACTTTACTGAAGCAGCACATAGGCAAATAGCAAAAGGTTTAGTGGAAGGACCTTTTGCAAATCCTTCTCTAAAACCCGCTCCTGTTAAGATAGCATAG